gataaacatttacatttcttgttTCCCCATATATGTTTTatctttcagtgtttttataagCTCACAGGTAATTATTGTCAGTGTGGCTCATGTTGTGAACTAGGCGTAAGTGTAAGTGATTCGAGTTTCTTTTGAGTATCTTAGATAAGGTCGACCCTAATCAAAACTGGGTATCTAGGTCACATTTTCTATGTAGGCTATCATTTGCTCAGCCAATTTTTCTTATGGTCATTCTTTATACTATGAAGGCTGACCTGGATTGGTTAACCCTCCTCATCAGATTGATGGTATCCTCTTCCAGATCCTCTAGAGATGCCTATCTAcctcttcttcattttcattgtacTGATGTTCTGCCTTAGGTACTGTACACAATACGAAGGTAAATCTGTTTAAAACATGAAACCCTAATGCTGGTCTCCCCTTCCTCAGATGCCAGCTCTGAGTACCTCAGTACAGTCGATCTGACTGACTCTGAAGATGCAGGAAGGAATGTGGCCGTAATCAGCCAGGACCTGCCTGGTCCGCAAGTGGCTGTGATGGGAGGTTCATATGCTGGACTGTCTCCAATGATCATCATGAACAACTATGTCTTAAAACAGGTAAAATACAGCATTGTATGTTAGCCTCTGCTTAGCACTGTTTCTCTCAATCCTCTAGGAGTGTTTATACAGTGTTGGTTGGCTCAactaaatatgtgtttttctgatcTCTTTCTCAATATGTCGACTAAAGACAATGCATCCTTGTGACAAATGATGTTATGGCTCTTAGAGCTATATTGATTTACAGAGCTTTTTGTCTTAATGTTGATCCATTGTACTAACCAGCATTCcaacatgtttgcatgttttttgtttagtaCCTCACTTATTTGGTTATAATTGTCATTTGACTAATCCAGAGTTTTATTGTCAATTGAGGGTTAATCTAACTTCAGCCAAAACAGTTGCATACAATTACAGTTGTCCATAgtagtttgttatttttaattggtAATACTTAGATTGCaatgtttgttcatttggtATATAACACTTGTGTTTAATGTACTATAGATAATTGTTTGatattaacttttttattttctctagcCATCAACAATTGctccaacagaaaaacagtgggCGTTTCCTTCACCCTTGGAAGTGATGCCTCAATCACAGGTGGTTCTTCTTCAACCTGTGGTATcaaatggcagcagcagcagcagctcaccaAAGACTTGCCCTGAAAATATCCAACAATCAAAAAGCTACATGCCCATCCTCAAATCATATCCCAGAATTGCCCCACATCCTGTGGAGGGGCCATCTAAAAGAGTGGGATCATCCAGGTTGAGGGGGAGCTCAAGATCAGGATTTGACCAGCGACAGCGAAGGCACAGCCACAGGCTTTACAGCTCCCCCAGCCCACAGCCGGCACTGCAGACTCCAGTCAAACCCATCTCCAACTTTGAAGCAGAAACCAACCAAGCACAGGCAGCTGAGGGTCAGGAGCTACTCAGTGAAAAGTCTCTTTCCCCACTGGCAGGAACCAGCTCTCTGGCTCCCTCAATTGATGCATTTAGGACAGAGATAGACAGCAACAGGATTGATGTTGACAAATACCATGATGCCCTTTCAATGGAAAGCAACAAAGTGAAACGTTTCAGCAACACCTACAATATTCTCAACAAGTCTGGGTTGCTGGGGATCACGTTGCGCACAAAGCAGCTGATCAAGGAGAATAAGCGCACCCAAAGCCAGCTGCAACAGCTTCAGGAGCaaacagctctgctgctgcaggctctGAGCAGTGGAGACCCACAGCTTTGGACTAAACTCCAGCTCTCTCTGCAAGACACGGACAAGGACCAGTGGGGGGGTAAAGCTCAGAAACTTCTGGCATAATATATTGGTGGATATGACCAGCAGTTCTCAGTCTGGGGGACAGAAGGTAATTTAATGAATGTGAAAAAGTGTATCTAGCAATTAGCAAAAAGCTCTCTCTTTATGAAATAGTTAACACTGCATCTAgcattataatttaaaaagtaactttATCTAATTATATGCCTTCATGCCTTTGTCAGGAGGTCAGTACAAATCCTGTTAGATTTTCAGATAATGGAAAAATATTCAGAACTGCTGGGCTGCCTTCCAGAGGTGAAGCTGAAGCACATCCACTATGGCCAAGTCGGTGTTCAG
The nucleotide sequence above comes from Mastacembelus armatus chromosome 22, fMasArm1.2, whole genome shotgun sequence. Encoded proteins:
- the cipca gene encoding CLOCK-interacting pacemaker a; translation: MSSFSRASRHRAPPFTWATQLGPPKSDLERDSGFSDASSEYLSTVDLTDSEDAGRNVAVISQDLPGPQVAVMGGSYAGLSPMIIMNNYVLKQPSTIAPTEKQWAFPSPLEVMPQSQVVLLQPVVSNGSSSSSSPKTCPENIQQSKSYMPILKSYPRIAPHPVEGPSKRVGSSRLRGSSRSGFDQRQRRHSHRLYSSPSPQPALQTPVKPISNFEAETNQAQAAEGQELLSEKSLSPLAGTSSLAPSIDAFRTEIDSNRIDVDKYHDALSMESNKVKRFSNTYNILNKSGLLGITLRTKQLIKENKRTQSQLQQLQEQTALLLQALSSGDPQLWTKLQLSLQDTDKDQWGGKAQKLLA